Proteins encoded by one window of Vigna radiata var. radiata cultivar VC1973A chromosome 5, Vradiata_ver6, whole genome shotgun sequence:
- the LOC106760291 gene encoding uncharacterized protein LOC106760291, with amino-acid sequence MAKLDDILQQFMQVSISNHKSIDAAIRSLEIQKALPPKFKDSGSFTIPCTIGDCDVGKALVDLGASLNLMSLSMLNKIGGLEVKPTRIMLQLEDRSIKYPYDVVEDVVVKIDKLQFLVDFVVMEMEENA; translated from the exons ATGGCAAAGCTAGATGACATACTTCAACAGTTTATGCAAGTGTCCATCTCCAATCATAAAAGCATTGACGCTGCAATCAGAAGTTTGGAGATACAG AAGGCGCTTCCTCCCAAATTTAAAGATTCAGGAAGTTTCACTATTCCGTGCACCATTGGAGACTGTGATGTAGGGAAAGCTCTTGTTGACTTAGGGGCTAGCCTCAATTTGATGTCCCTATCTATGCTAAATaagattggtggtcttgaaGTGAAGCCAACAAGAATTATGCTTCAGTTGGAAGATAGGTCCATCAAATACCCTTATGATGTGGTAGAAGACGTAGTGGTGAAGATTGATAAACTCCAATTCCTGGTGGACTTTGTagtgatggagatggaggaaaatgcaTAA